The following are encoded in a window of Miltoncostaea marina genomic DNA:
- the rpmE gene encoding 50S ribosomal protein L31, translated as MKTDIHPEYVTAHVRCTCGNEFETRSTKPEIKVEICSNCHPFYTGKQKLVDSGGRVERFQRKLARSRRGA; from the coding sequence ATGAAGACCGACATCCACCCCGAGTACGTCACCGCCCACGTCCGCTGCACGTGCGGCAACGAGTTCGAGACCCGCTCCACGAAGCCGGAGATCAAGGTCGAGATCTGCAGCAACTGCCACCCGTTCTACACCGGCAAGCAGAAGCTGGTGGACTCGGGCGGCCGCGTCGAGCGCTTCCAGCGCAAGCTGGCCCGGAGCCGGCGCGGCGCCTAG